From candidate division WOR-3 bacterium, a single genomic window includes:
- a CDS encoding zinc-ribbon domain-containing protein encodes MTCPECGAKVKDDEAKCFYCGTRLREEPKPTPQPRPTFVPPTEVTTPSPSGSHVWIWGVVALVVVVLLVIAGVIVSSVQQYQSRWRPVPETAEVVQSTPATRSDAEQPVREQKRPAVSPKPLVKKQSRPDDETPRASGMTSVRTNSQGYEEYRWEKDGATVIKIPAGTFTMGSTVYSDEEPVHQVYLDEYYIDKYEVTNRQYKRFCDSTGRSWPPDPGFPGMSNYFTSFPDCPVVYVSWEDAAAYCTWAGKRLPTEAEWEKAARGTDGRKYPWGSSAPGAGGLCRYIEFVDCYPAPVGSYERGASPYGCMDMAGNVWEWCSDWLDASYYGRSPDSNPAGPSSGSGRVYRGGSWNGDDNWLRCSMRNFHNPWYRSCKLGFRCAGRR; translated from the coding sequence ATGACCTGTCCTGAGTGCGGCGCAAAGGTCAAGGACGACGAAGCCAAGTGCTTCTACTGCGGCACGCGGCTTCGGGAGGAACCCAAACCGACGCCACAACCTAGACCTACCTTCGTGCCGCCTACCGAGGTGACGACCCCATCCCCAAGTGGCAGCCACGTGTGGATCTGGGGGGTTGTAGCGCTGGTGGTCGTCGTCCTCCTGGTCATTGCGGGAGTGATCGTGTCGTCCGTGCAGCAGTATCAGTCACGTTGGCGGCCCGTACCGGAGACGGCAGAGGTAGTACAGAGCACGCCGGCTACGAGGAGTGATGCGGAGCAACCGGTCCGTGAGCAGAAGCGACCTGCCGTCAGCCCGAAGCCCCTGGTAAAGAAGCAGAGTCGGCCAGACGACGAGACGCCGAGGGCAAGCGGGATGACTTCTGTGCGAACGAACAGCCAAGGGTATGAGGAGTACCGTTGGGAGAAAGATGGCGCGACGGTCATCAAGATTCCGGCAGGGACGTTCACGATGGGTTCGACTGTCTACAGTGACGAGGAGCCGGTGCACCAGGTGTATCTCGATGAGTACTACATTGACAAGTACGAAGTTACCAACCGGCAGTACAAGAGGTTCTGCGACTCGACCGGCAGGAGCTGGCCGCCCGACCCCGGTTTCCCCGGTATGTCGAACTACTTCACTAGCTTCCCTGACTGTCCGGTCGTCTATGTGTCTTGGGAAGATGCGGCGGCTTACTGCACGTGGGCGGGCAAGCGGTTGCCGACCGAGGCGGAATGGGAAAAGGCGGCGCGCGGCACGGACGGGCGGAAGTACCCGTGGGGCAGCTCCGCGCCGGGTGCGGGTGGGCTATGCCGTTACATCGAGTTCGTTGATTGTTATCCCGCACCGGTCGGCAGTTACGAGCGTGGTGCTAGCCCTTATGGATGCATGGACATGGCAGGTAACGTGTGGGAGTGGTGCTCGGACTGGCTCGACGCCAGCTACTATGGCCGGAGTCCGGACAGCAATCCCGCAGGGCCTTCTTCTGGCTCGGGCCGCGTCTATCGCGGCGGGAGTTGGAACGGCGATGACAATTGGCTGCGTTGTTCCATGCGGAACTTTCACAATCCATGGTACCGGTCCTGCAAACTTGGCTTTCGATGTGCCGGCAGGCGATAA
- a CDS encoding zinc-ribbon domain-containing protein: MAIIGATPRQMPADPDVVLWHQQVPEWWGLYLVQPYERAIFIDNGRVVKVLEGGRHNVERFPVIDVVDVIWVALKNFRLGFYVQAYSRETVEVKMWGFSVMKVTDVESFLRHVVGSQRVYDQEAFSTWIRGHMMSVIRSRTAASTYSDYISDRAAFIERMRADLEKVLLEYGLGVTTIEVERIKIPDDLEATLKEGVKSSITADVLKTKGAAVSEVYKGMTNAGVNPATIEFFKTLTGRDMSEIFTNLGISPQEAASKLSGQAQTAGLLGKGTGSQMGPMDLMMSLFAMQMMQNMTGVSMGRPAQPPPVMAPPVPTPPPAPKEPQAAKCPKCSEPLPTTAKFCPNCGASTQVPRCAQCGAELPDTAKFCPQCGKPAGTQ, from the coding sequence ATGGCCATCATAGGCGCGACTCCCAGGCAGATGCCCGCCGATCCGGATGTTGTGCTCTGGCACCAGCAGGTGCCGGAGTGGTGGGGACTCTATCTCGTACAACCCTACGAACGTGCCATCTTCATAGACAACGGCCGGGTCGTCAAAGTGCTCGAAGGTGGGCGCCACAACGTCGAGCGATTCCCCGTAATCGACGTCGTCGATGTCATCTGGGTCGCCCTCAAGAACTTCCGGCTCGGCTTCTACGTCCAGGCCTACAGCCGGGAGACGGTTGAGGTCAAGATGTGGGGCTTCTCGGTCATGAAGGTCACCGACGTGGAGTCGTTCCTGCGGCACGTCGTCGGCAGCCAGCGAGTCTATGACCAGGAGGCGTTCAGCACCTGGATCCGCGGCCACATGATGTCCGTCATCCGCAGCCGCACCGCGGCCAGCACATATTCCGACTACATATCAGACCGAGCCGCCTTCATCGAGCGGATGCGCGCTGACCTGGAAAAGGTGCTGCTCGAATACGGTCTGGGCGTGACCACGATAGAGGTCGAGCGCATCAAGATACCGGACGACCTGGAGGCGACGCTCAAGGAAGGCGTGAAATCCAGCATCACGGCCGACGTGCTCAAGACCAAAGGTGCGGCGGTGTCCGAGGTCTACAAGGGCATGACCAATGCGGGCGTGAACCCGGCGACAATCGAGTTCTTCAAGACCCTCACCGGACGCGACATGTCCGAGATCTTCACCAATCTCGGCATCAGCCCACAAGAGGCAGCCAGCAAGCTGTCGGGTCAGGCGCAGACCGCTGGCCTGCTGGGCAAGGGAACTGGTTCACAAATGGGGCCGATGGACTTGATGATGTCGTTGTTCGCGATGCAGATGATGCAGAACATGACCGGTGTCTCGATGGGCAGACCTGCACAGCCGCCACCCGTCATGGCCCCGCCAGTTCCTACCCCACCCCCCGCGCCGAAAGAACCACAAGCGGCCAAATGCCCCAAGTGCAGTGAACCGCTGCCCACCACTGCGAAGTTCTGCCCGAACTGCGGCGCATCCACCCAAGTGCCCCGCTGCGCGCAGTGCGGAGCGGAGCTGCCGGACACAGCGAAGTTCTGTCCGCAGTGCGGAAAGCCTGCCGGCACGCAGTGA
- a CDS encoding TM2 domain-containing protein, with protein MPACPKCGADADDGAEKCFYCGTKLPRRGATADQTRAPATASVARPAQQLSHCSRQKAMLLCLFLGWTGAHRFYVGKSNSGRLWAMTLGVLGVGWLVDTVAIAAGSFKDSDGLPLA; from the coding sequence ATGCCAGCCTGTCCGAAGTGCGGTGCTGATGCCGACGATGGAGCCGAGAAGTGCTTCTACTGCGGGACAAAGTTGCCACGCCGCGGGGCGACGGCCGACCAGACTCGTGCGCCCGCCACCGCTTCAGTTGCGCGCCCCGCACAGCAGTTGTCGCACTGCAGTCGGCAAAAGGCGATGCTCCTGTGCTTGTTCCTCGGCTGGACCGGAGCCCACCGCTTCTATGTGGGTAAGTCCAACAGCGGCCGCCTGTGGGCGATGACGTTGGGCGTGCTAGGCGTCGGCTGGCTGGTTGATACAGTCGCAATCGCGGCGGGTTCGTTCAAAGACAGCGACGGACTCCCTCTTGCTTGA